One Falsiruegeria litorea R37 DNA segment encodes these proteins:
- a CDS encoding cytochrome P450 has protein sequence MQDLAIPVSANLLCDLLNIPSDAWPRIEACIEDQSRFYIGDVGFETNEAVARKAETSASDFAAEFSTWGRGPIEDGRGALLRELQALGRYQSDRNQIELAGVCLNVITAGHWPMISAITAVLHVLLSSPDCQALQAAERISDPNLIDEALRCATPARTVGRIATCAARLGSEPIAAGDLTIVSLAALNADPVRFPNPDLLNPTRRHINHASFGLGMHYCLGARLARVILQEVIAGLCDLHPYLSLAADAQELPTTGGLCLVSRLPLVSERGTHGE, from the coding sequence TTGCAGGATCTGGCGATACCGGTGTCGGCAAATCTGTTGTGCGACCTTTTGAACATTCCTTCTGATGCCTGGCCCAGGATAGAGGCCTGCATCGAGGATCAAAGTCGGTTCTATATTGGTGATGTCGGTTTCGAAACCAATGAAGCAGTCGCCAGAAAGGCCGAGACAAGCGCATCCGATTTCGCCGCAGAGTTTTCCACTTGGGGCAGGGGGCCAATCGAGGATGGGCGTGGCGCCTTGTTGCGCGAATTGCAAGCGCTCGGGCGCTATCAAAGCGATCGAAACCAGATTGAGCTCGCCGGTGTTTGCCTGAATGTGATCACGGCAGGACATTGGCCGATGATCTCGGCGATCACGGCTGTGTTGCATGTTCTTTTGTCATCCCCCGATTGTCAGGCTTTGCAAGCAGCAGAACGAATTTCGGACCCAAATCTTATCGACGAAGCGCTGCGCTGCGCGACCCCAGCACGAACCGTTGGCAGGATCGCAACCTGTGCCGCTCGATTGGGATCAGAACCTATCGCTGCAGGTGATTTGACAATCGTGTCTCTGGCAGCGCTCAACGCAGATCCAGTTCGATTTCCCAATCCTGATCTGCTGAATCCGACGCGAAGACACATCAATCACGCAAGTTTTGGATTGGGGATGCACTACTGCCTTGGCGCACGACTGGCGCGAGTAATTTTGCAGGAAGTCATCGCTGGACTATGCGATCTGCATCCCTATCTGAGCCTTGCTGCCGACGCTCAGGAACTGCCGACCACAGGCGGGCTCTGTTTGGTGTCCAGATTACCCCTTGTATCAGAACGGGGGACCCACGGTGAGTGA
- a CDS encoding CaiB/BaiF CoA transferase family protein, producing MSERNDLPLDGVRVIDLSSTIAGPAATRHMSDFGAQVIKIETRRRPDIARRAPPQRHAPDPLDQSGYFSAYNAGKLSLSLDLARPGAHDVLRRLVEKSDVLVEAFRPGVMEGLGLPPAVIQGWNPNLILARHSLQGQTGPRSGLRGFGHLAAAATGWFDVTGPSDGPPVGPFSAYTDFLAWPVLLTAILVALEEREITGCGSLIDHAHVDTSAYFAAPELLAAQRGKEPVRDGCHDLGRCPNNVYPCSGQDEWCAITVASDREWLLLIAALGLEEKAELPISAGVAARKKKEAQIDAAIAARTCTMTCDALQTLLVDIGIAAVRVYRAQDLFDDPQLAARGVFRQLDHPGHGRHAVLGHSFRFDRLDAGPHRAFPTLGADSDNICRDILGMDEDELADLHDTGVLS from the coding sequence GTGAGTGAGCGAAACGATTTGCCCCTGGATGGTGTTCGCGTAATTGACCTGAGCAGTACGATTGCCGGGCCTGCTGCCACACGCCACATGTCGGATTTTGGCGCACAGGTCATCAAGATCGAAACGCGTCGCCGCCCCGATATTGCCCGCCGTGCGCCACCACAGAGGCACGCGCCGGATCCGCTTGATCAAAGCGGGTACTTCTCTGCCTACAATGCAGGAAAGCTGTCGCTGTCTCTGGATCTCGCAAGACCGGGCGCGCATGATGTATTGCGCCGACTGGTTGAAAAGTCCGACGTATTGGTCGAGGCTTTCCGCCCCGGCGTCATGGAGGGTCTGGGGCTGCCTCCGGCAGTGATCCAAGGTTGGAACCCAAATCTGATACTTGCCCGACACAGTCTGCAAGGTCAGACCGGACCACGATCTGGCCTGCGTGGTTTCGGACATCTTGCTGCCGCGGCGACCGGATGGTTCGACGTGACCGGTCCAAGCGACGGCCCGCCTGTTGGTCCGTTTTCTGCGTATACGGATTTTTTGGCCTGGCCTGTTCTGTTGACTGCTATCCTTGTCGCGCTTGAAGAGCGCGAGATCACCGGATGCGGGTCACTGATCGATCATGCCCATGTGGACACTTCGGCGTATTTCGCGGCACCAGAGCTGTTGGCTGCGCAACGAGGTAAAGAGCCTGTACGAGACGGGTGCCATGATCTTGGGAGGTGTCCCAACAACGTTTACCCATGCTCTGGCCAGGATGAATGGTGTGCCATCACTGTTGCTTCCGACCGGGAATGGCTGCTTTTGATCGCAGCGTTGGGTTTGGAAGAGAAAGCAGAGTTACCCATATCCGCCGGGGTGGCTGCTCGTAAGAAGAAGGAGGCCCAGATAGACGCCGCGATAGCAGCGCGCACATGCACGATGACATGTGACGCATTGCAGACCTTGCTTGTCGATATCGGAATTGCGGCCGTCCGCGTCTATCGGGCCCAAGATCTTTTCGATGATCCCCAACTTGCTGCGCGCGGTGTTTTCAGACAACTGGATCACCCTGGTCATGGTCGACACGCCGTGCTTGGCCATAGCTTTCGGTTCGACCGGCTCGATGCCGGGCCTCATCGTGCCTTTCCCACACTTGGCGCAGACAGCGACAACATCTGTCGGGATATTCTTGGCATGGATGAAGACGAGTTGGCAGATCTTCACGACACTGGTGTTCTGTCATGA
- a CDS encoding CoA transferase, with translation MTGSLKSPRAPLEHLIVYEDAGDTGALAGRILADLGARVIKRNRYEHETCDDGLALYREVFDAGKEILDPNATFPACDKVDVVICDTEPRTPFRPDVIQLSITPWGKDGPWADRAASDLILIAASGYLALTGSPIGPPVKPAVPLASARFASLHGVAALMLALRRRRLTGQGSKIDLSIRDAALWMLVNTYQFWDLAKFNPTRRGAAYAIGDMRLAMPLLFECQDGAVVWLPMAGRDARGAAALLQRMAQAGAIPPDQADRDWARFEIRSEGELYAFLEPFKRYFRTQNMHTLYDNAVVDGTLLAPVQNFRQVLEDEQLAARGIWGPPNDKRERLPVRPVSISGVRWRRDGTTQ, from the coding sequence ATGACAGGGAGTTTGAAAAGCCCGCGCGCACCGCTCGAGCATTTGATCGTGTACGAAGACGCGGGCGACACAGGTGCGCTGGCGGGCCGGATTTTGGCCGATCTTGGGGCACGGGTCATCAAACGCAACAGGTATGAACACGAGACTTGTGATGACGGGCTTGCCCTGTACCGCGAAGTCTTTGATGCGGGAAAAGAGATTCTTGACCCCAACGCAACCTTCCCTGCATGCGACAAGGTTGATGTCGTCATTTGTGACACGGAGCCGAGGACCCCGTTTCGCCCGGATGTAATTCAATTGTCGATCACGCCTTGGGGAAAGGACGGTCCTTGGGCTGATCGGGCCGCCAGTGATCTTATCCTGATTGCAGCAAGTGGTTACCTGGCATTGACCGGGTCACCGATTGGACCGCCGGTCAAACCTGCCGTGCCGCTTGCCAGCGCACGCTTTGCTTCTTTGCACGGGGTGGCAGCCCTGATGTTGGCCTTGCGCCGCCGTCGTCTGACCGGACAGGGCAGTAAAATCGATCTGTCCATTCGGGACGCAGCTCTTTGGATGCTTGTTAACACCTATCAGTTCTGGGATTTGGCCAAATTCAACCCCACCCGGCGCGGAGCAGCCTACGCCATAGGCGATATGCGATTGGCCATGCCGCTATTGTTCGAGTGTCAGGATGGCGCGGTCGTCTGGTTACCAATGGCGGGGCGCGATGCGCGGGGGGCTGCCGCTCTGTTGCAGCGAATGGCACAGGCGGGTGCAATCCCCCCGGATCAGGCCGATCGTGATTGGGCGCGATTTGAGATCCGCTCTGAGGGTGAACTGTACGCCTTCCTCGAGCCGTTCAAGAGATATTTTCGCACGCAGAACATGCATACGCTTTACGACAACGCGGTCGTGGACGGCACATTGCTGGCACCTGTTCAAAATTTTCGTCAGGTTCTGGAAGACGAACAACTTGCGGCGCGCGGAATTTGGGGGCCACCCAACGACAAAAGAGAGCGGTTGCCAGTTCGCCCGGTTTCCATTTCAGGAGTGCGCTGGCGTCGGGATGGAACGACGCAATGA
- a CDS encoding GntR family transcriptional regulator: MTIVETRFDSSSKTTVDQIQDRILERICFAYYRPGDQLKEAALAKEFGVSRTPVRDAIARIGHLGLVETRNGVGTIVIALSDDRIRHVYEMRMKLATLIGEMSPVSIEASHCEEAQSIHEMALLLREEPNAQEYVKLNRRLQSLIKSLIGNSLLCEFWNQVYYQASSVWHRMERKVGSEAYDALVEETSDLLIALERKDIQAVGYVQRLHIGYGFQRIEEFVFGKDI, encoded by the coding sequence TTGACCATCGTTGAAACGCGCTTTGATTCGTCCAGCAAAACGACCGTTGATCAGATCCAAGATCGTATTCTGGAGCGAATCTGCTTTGCGTATTACCGCCCCGGTGACCAGCTGAAAGAAGCCGCGCTGGCCAAAGAGTTCGGCGTTAGCAGAACCCCCGTAAGAGATGCTATCGCACGCATAGGCCACCTCGGTTTGGTGGAAACTCGCAATGGTGTTGGAACAATTGTCATAGCGCTCTCGGACGATCGCATCCGGCATGTGTATGAGATGCGGATGAAGCTGGCGACGTTGATTGGGGAAATGTCACCGGTGTCTATCGAGGCCAGTCATTGTGAAGAAGCACAGTCGATTCACGAGATGGCACTTTTGTTGCGCGAAGAACCGAATGCGCAAGAGTACGTTAAGCTCAATCGACGACTTCAGTCTTTGATCAAGTCCTTGATCGGAAACTCCCTGCTGTGCGAATTCTGGAATCAGGTATATTATCAGGCGTCAAGCGTCTGGCACCGAATGGAACGCAAAGTAGGTTCCGAAGCTTACGATGCACTCGTCGAAGAAACGTCAGACTTGTTGATTGCTTTGGAACGCAAAGATATCCAAGCCGTTGGCTACGTACAGCGGCTCCATATCGGATATGGGTTCCAGCGTATTGAAGAGTTCGTTTTCGGGAAAGATATCTAG
- a CDS encoding maleate cis-trans isomerase family protein — MQPVEFEAQNLFDDGRHSRAKIGFVLLATEQTIEDDMMRLMPDGVGAHFARVAIPDSITVESLTAVGLDLARASSTLLPDGSLDVVSYACTSGSLVLGEDRVFQELRKGAPNAVATSLITAVINALNALDVKKIAVCTPYLDEVNLQEKQYLEDRGFEVTEIRGLNLERDSDMIRVRPDAIERLAHLVDSEEAQAVFISCGALRSIEVVERIERALGKPVICSNQAMAWDVLRKAGVNDRISGYGRLLKEN, encoded by the coding sequence ATGCAGCCTGTCGAATTTGAAGCGCAGAACCTATTCGATGACGGTCGCCATAGCCGGGCCAAAATCGGTTTTGTGCTGCTGGCCACCGAGCAGACAATCGAAGACGACATGATGCGTCTGATGCCCGACGGCGTGGGTGCGCATTTCGCACGTGTGGCCATTCCCGACAGCATCACCGTCGAGAGCCTGACAGCTGTGGGCCTGGACCTGGCGCGGGCGTCCTCTACCTTGCTGCCCGACGGTAGCCTCGACGTCGTCAGCTATGCCTGCACATCAGGCAGTCTGGTGTTGGGCGAAGACAGGGTGTTTCAGGAACTGCGCAAAGGCGCGCCCAATGCGGTTGCTACGTCGCTGATTACAGCCGTTATCAATGCGTTGAATGCATTAGACGTAAAAAAGATCGCGGTTTGCACGCCCTATCTGGACGAGGTGAACCTGCAAGAGAAACAGTATCTCGAAGACCGCGGGTTCGAAGTGACCGAGATACGAGGGCTTAATCTGGAGCGCGACAGCGACATGATCCGCGTGCGACCCGATGCGATCGAGAGACTGGCCCATTTAGTAGATTCCGAAGAGGCGCAGGCTGTGTTCATCAGCTGTGGCGCGTTGCGGTCAATTGAGGTTGTTGAACGCATCGAAAGGGCTCTTGGAAAACCCGTCATATGCTCGAATCAGGCAATGGCCTGGGATGTGCTGCGCAAGGCGGGCGTAAATGATAGGATTTCAGGATACGGCAGGCTATTGAAAGAGAACTGA
- the dctP gene encoding TRAP transporter substrate-binding protein DctP gives MSKILKSGVVALGFAGVTASSVSAQDIILGHVMDQEHIFHKVSEQFIERLDELSGGSMSVSYHPGGDLGDWTSIVEQVAQGAVQMTMSWNHSELDPRWDVSVLGYVANDWESGKEVYGPGSPMNDVYNGIMNDLGMELLGTIPTDFTGFVVRKGVDVPVNFPADAEGFKMRVPGMPMAIERYKATGFSAVPMAFSEVHTALQTGAIDGRAYSPPSEVLLFKDVLSAYVFTRENFEHTFWTANKRWFDGLTEEQQGWVKTAADEAVTWAWDNAEAESPKWFEQIEAAGIEVIELTPEQLEAYRAKVVDVEYPYMEGIIGAEVMGEIKKAAGVE, from the coding sequence GTGTCTAAAATTCTGAAATCTGGTGTGGTTGCGCTCGGCTTTGCCGGGGTTACTGCCTCCAGCGTATCGGCTCAGGATATCATTCTGGGTCACGTCATGGACCAAGAGCACATCTTCCACAAAGTGTCCGAGCAGTTCATCGAACGTCTGGACGAGCTGTCCGGCGGATCCATGAGCGTTTCCTATCACCCGGGCGGTGATCTGGGTGACTGGACATCGATCGTCGAACAGGTTGCGCAAGGCGCCGTTCAGATGACCATGTCGTGGAACCACTCGGAGCTGGACCCGCGTTGGGACGTTTCGGTCCTGGGTTATGTGGCCAACGATTGGGAATCCGGCAAAGAAGTCTACGGCCCCGGTTCCCCGATGAACGACGTCTATAACGGCATCATGAACGATCTGGGCATGGAGTTGCTGGGCACGATCCCGACCGACTTCACCGGTTTTGTTGTGCGCAAGGGCGTAGACGTTCCCGTGAACTTCCCCGCCGACGCCGAAGGCTTCAAAATGCGCGTGCCTGGCATGCCGATGGCAATCGAGCGCTACAAGGCGACCGGTTTTTCGGCTGTTCCGATGGCATTTTCAGAGGTGCACACCGCGCTGCAGACCGGTGCCATCGATGGCCGGGCCTATTCGCCGCCATCCGAAGTTCTGCTGTTCAAAGACGTGCTGAGCGCATACGTCTTCACCCGCGAAAATTTCGAGCACACGTTCTGGACTGCCAACAAACGCTGGTTTGACGGCCTGACCGAAGAACAGCAGGGCTGGGTCAAAACCGCAGCTGATGAGGCCGTGACCTGGGCTTGGGACAATGCCGAAGCTGAAAGCCCGAAGTGGTTCGAGCAGATCGAAGCCGCCGGGATCGAAGTGATCGAGCTGACACCTGAACAGCTGGAAGCTTACCGTGCCAAGGTTGTCGATGTTGAATACCCCTACATGGAGGGGATCATTGGCGCCGAAGTCATGGGTGAAATCAAGAAAGCTGCTGGCGTGGAGTAA
- a CDS encoding TRAP transporter small permease produces the protein MTKDILHTDSLDDILAPSPIIPVPAPEDRDQPVYRGLGGLYSIEAKVAWLMRVVMFVAMIALGLVMASQVFMRYVISSPFLGIEEMAPMMALWIYFIGMAYCTRERDHIEGGVMSLVFKKRTTLLAFRLFGSIACLVALVVFAKFAWDFASFNLSLNRKSSYMKLPKYMWDFSMIFGFALTIFYMLLQIFLEARALMTGKGGE, from the coding sequence ATGACCAAGGATATCTTACATACTGACAGCCTGGATGACATCCTGGCACCGTCGCCGATCATTCCGGTACCGGCGCCAGAAGATCGCGATCAGCCTGTCTATCGCGGATTGGGCGGTCTTTATTCGATCGAAGCCAAGGTGGCGTGGTTGATGCGTGTCGTCATGTTTGTCGCGATGATTGCGCTTGGTCTGGTCATGGCGTCGCAGGTTTTTATGCGATACGTCATCTCGTCCCCGTTTCTGGGCATCGAAGAAATGGCGCCAATGATGGCGCTTTGGATCTATTTCATCGGCATGGCCTATTGCACGCGCGAGCGTGACCATATCGAAGGCGGTGTGATGTCGCTGGTGTTCAAAAAGCGCACAACGCTGCTGGCGTTCCGACTGTTCGGTTCGATTGCCTGCCTGGTCGCGCTGGTTGTATTCGCCAAATTCGCCTGGGACTTTGCGTCGTTCAACCTGTCGCTGAACCGCAAGAGTTCTTACATGAAGTTGCCGAAATACATGTGGGATTTCAGCATGATATTCGGCTTTGCGTTGACGATCTTCTACATGCTCCTTCAGATTTTCCTCGAAGCGCGCGCGCTTATGACAGGTAAGGGAGGCGAATGA
- a CDS encoding TRAP transporter large permease, whose amino-acid sequence MTLFFLAIAIIIFLLLIEVPVGFAFGIGALAFGYMQGTDVSFHTGAGYSQVNAFSLLAIPLFVLSGTLMGATGISERLLDFVNSFVGRTKGGLGAVTVVTCALFGAISGSASAAIAAIGKIMVPRMIKEGYPPGHATALVAVSSVLALMIPPSIPMIVFAIAIRESVAKAFLATMGPGIMLAIIYCGLNFWFLRKNTTITVAESLSFGDTVKEIGRTGKRASLAIIMPIIILGGIYSGIATPTEAGSMALVYTLAVGLLIYRTLPFNKLFDSTVEAARLTGAILMVLFFLFIMSRGMVLAKVPTQFADMLLTISDNKIVILLLINLLLLIMGMIIDDVSGGVLAAIILLPVTQKIGLDPIHFAAIVGTNLGLGNVSPPCAPLLYMAGGVTRQPLSTYVGPTMKFLLLGHLPMVFIVTFVPPVALFLPGLLD is encoded by the coding sequence ATGACGCTGTTCTTCCTCGCCATCGCCATCATCATTTTCTTGCTGCTGATCGAAGTACCGGTTGGCTTTGCTTTCGGTATCGGTGCGCTGGCTTTTGGTTACATGCAAGGCACGGATGTGTCTTTCCACACTGGCGCTGGCTATTCGCAGGTCAACGCGTTCTCGCTGCTGGCGATTCCGCTTTTTGTCTTGTCCGGCACGCTGATGGGGGCCACTGGCATCTCGGAACGGTTGCTGGATTTCGTGAACTCCTTTGTCGGGCGCACCAAGGGCGGCCTTGGCGCCGTGACCGTTGTCACATGTGCGCTGTTTGGTGCAATCTCGGGTTCGGCGTCCGCTGCCATCGCGGCAATTGGCAAGATCATGGTTCCCCGCATGATCAAGGAAGGCTACCCCCCCGGCCATGCGACGGCGCTGGTGGCGGTTTCTTCTGTGCTTGCGCTGATGATTCCGCCCAGCATCCCGATGATTGTCTTCGCGATTGCCATCCGTGAATCCGTCGCCAAGGCTTTTCTGGCGACCATGGGCCCCGGAATCATGCTTGCGATCATCTATTGCGGGCTGAACTTCTGGTTCCTGCGCAAGAACACCACGATCACCGTTGCCGAGTCCTTGTCCTTTGGCGACACGGTCAAGGAAATCGGACGGACCGGCAAACGGGCCAGTCTTGCGATCATCATGCCGATCATCATTCTGGGTGGCATCTATAGCGGTATCGCAACCCCGACCGAAGCAGGATCCATGGCGCTGGTCTATACGCTAGCCGTTGGCTTGCTGATCTACCGGACGCTGCCATTCAACAAGCTCTTTGACTCGACAGTCGAAGCAGCCCGGCTGACCGGCGCGATCCTGATGGTGCTGTTCTTCCTCTTCATCATGAGCCGCGGTATGGTTCTGGCCAAAGTCCCGACCCAGTTTGCCGACATGCTACTGACAATCTCGGACAACAAGATCGTCATTCTGCTGTTGATAAATCTGCTGCTGCTCATCATGGGTATGATCATCGATGATGTGTCAGGCGGTGTCCTGGCGGCGATCATCCTGTTGCCGGTGACGCAAAAGATCGGTCTGGACCCGATCCACTTTGCAGCGATCGTTGGCACCAATCTGGGTCTGGGCAATGTATCGCCGCCCTGTGCGCCGTTGCTCTATATGGCTGGCGGAGTCACCCGGCAACCGCTCTCGACGTATGTCGGACCGACGATGAAGTTCCTCCTGCTGGGACATCTGCCTATGGTGTTCATCGTGACCTTCGTTCCGCCGGTTGCTTTGTTCCTGCCGGGCCTGCTGGACTAG
- a CDS encoding M24 family metallopeptidase has translation MLEHAKQRTIELQNRMKDAGIQKAVFTDESSMAYLAGFWGYLGIEFGRPSMLVVDADEAPIVITPLMESEMVGEMTWVEDVRTWEDIGQRTWGRALAGALGENPSEIWIEKGSVPAIVRNHLDDTYPGVPLKDISPVLGAMRTIKSPFEIEVMKQAGEIAGAMMLAAHNSLKEGAQEYESALAVIDAGSRKAAGFLTANGWERFVSPMIHNLQIVQSGKDSSMVHRRASVKAYDKFDPVYFCFCNMAQFKQYKLGFDRMFHIGDVKDEDRKVQLAAIEAQQAAIHSIRPGILAEDVAAAANEVYQERGYETGYRTGRSIGVAYLEAPELKAGDKTVLQPGMTFAVDGGISVDGVTAGRIGDSVVVTETGFDYITNYPREILLSK, from the coding sequence ATGCTTGAACACGCAAAACAAAGAACAATTGAGCTTCAGAACCGCATGAAAGACGCGGGCATTCAGAAGGCCGTGTTTACCGATGAAAGCTCGATGGCTTACCTGGCCGGTTTCTGGGGTTATCTGGGGATCGAATTTGGCCGCCCATCGATGCTGGTGGTCGATGCTGACGAGGCACCCATTGTCATCACACCGCTGATGGAATCGGAAATGGTCGGTGAGATGACCTGGGTCGAAGATGTACGCACCTGGGAAGATATCGGGCAACGCACCTGGGGCCGCGCGCTGGCCGGCGCTCTGGGTGAGAACCCGTCCGAGATCTGGATCGAAAAGGGTTCGGTCCCGGCGATTGTTCGCAACCATCTGGACGACACGTACCCGGGCGTCCCGCTCAAAGATATCTCGCCGGTGCTGGGCGCGATGCGCACCATCAAATCACCGTTCGAGATCGAAGTGATGAAACAGGCAGGCGAGATCGCAGGCGCAATGATGCTGGCGGCGCATAATTCGCTGAAGGAAGGCGCGCAGGAATATGAAAGCGCGCTGGCTGTGATCGACGCGGGCTCGCGCAAGGCGGCAGGTTTCCTGACGGCAAACGGCTGGGAACGGTTCGTCTCGCCGATGATCCACAACCTGCAGATCGTTCAAAGCGGCAAGGATTCATCAATGGTGCACCGTCGCGCCAGCGTAAAGGCCTATGACAAATTCGATCCGGTCTATTTCTGCTTCTGCAACATGGCGCAGTTCAAGCAGTACAAATTGGGCTTTGACCGTATGTTCCATATTGGTGACGTCAAAGACGAAGATCGCAAGGTGCAGCTGGCCGCCATCGAAGCCCAGCAAGCTGCGATCCATTCGATCCGTCCGGGCATCCTGGCCGAAGATGTCGCCGCCGCCGCCAACGAAGTCTATCAGGAACGCGGTTATGAGACCGGCTATCGCACCGGCCGCTCCATCGGTGTTGCCTATCTGGAGGCCCCCGAGCTGAAGGCAGGCGACAAAACCGTGTTACAGCCGGGTATGACCTTTGCCGTGGATGGCGGTATTTCGGTCGATGGGGTGACGGCAGGCCGGATTGGCGATTCAGTTGTCGTGACCGAAACCGGGTTTGACTACATCACCAACTATCCCCGTGAAATCTTGCTCAGCAAATGA
- a CDS encoding Asp-tRNA(Asn)/Glu-tRNA(Gln) amidotransferase GatCAB subunit A, whose translation MTTEIAFDTVRGLKSRLAARDITPSELVSVFADRISQHNERSKAFITITDDDAGKAAAALTPDDLASSSFAGIPYASKDLFDVEGVLTSAGSRVFHDRIATEDAFAIAQLRKAGALSLGKTNLHEFAYGATGENEVYGTCVNAYDPTRLAGGSSSGSAAAMAFGLVPATLGTDTGGSVRAPAALNGLVGLKPTIGRVPTAGVVPYCWTLDHVGMMTRDVADCADLLSIVAGYDPRDPGSQNIPVENYADALNADISGLRIGIPTNFYYERTDPEILAAMEKVKSFLCAQGATLVPVTFPDLEHSRAVSLTVQMPEALSAHSAYLQERGDLYGQDFRAGLALGQTLLAEHYIRAKRFVELYRQNTNALFDEVDLILTPATPEVAQKLGTVTTTRDGVDEAVGNAITRFTTFFNMSGHPALTMPCAMHSEGLPIGLQLVGRYFEESTVIRAAHAIERNEAFSIPLPNVDG comes from the coding sequence ATGACGACTGAAATTGCCTTTGACACCGTGCGCGGTCTGAAATCCAGACTGGCTGCCCGTGACATCACCCCATCAGAACTGGTTTCTGTTTTTGCGGATCGTATTTCGCAGCACAATGAACGTTCGAAAGCGTTCATCACGATCACGGATGACGATGCGGGCAAGGCTGCCGCGGCGCTTACGCCCGACGATCTCGCCAGCTCATCATTCGCGGGCATTCCCTATGCGTCGAAAGACCTGTTTGATGTCGAGGGGGTTCTAACCTCGGCCGGATCGCGGGTGTTTCATGACCGCATCGCCACCGAAGACGCCTTTGCCATCGCCCAGTTGCGCAAGGCTGGCGCGTTGAGCCTGGGCAAGACCAACCTGCATGAATTTGCTTATGGTGCCACCGGCGAGAACGAAGTTTATGGCACCTGCGTCAACGCCTACGATCCAACCCGCCTTGCTGGCGGATCTTCAAGCGGATCGGCGGCGGCTATGGCCTTTGGTCTGGTACCTGCGACGCTTGGTACGGATACGGGCGGTTCGGTCCGTGCACCTGCTGCGCTGAACGGGCTGGTCGGGCTGAAGCCTACGATCGGGCGGGTGCCCACCGCCGGTGTGGTACCCTATTGCTGGACATTGGATCATGTCGGGATGATGACCCGCGACGTGGCGGATTGCGCTGATCTCCTGAGCATCGTTGCGGGCTATGACCCGCGGGATCCAGGGTCTCAGAACATCCCTGTCGAAAACTATGCCGATGCCCTGAATGCGGATATCTCTGGTCTGCGGATCGGGATTCCGACGAATTTCTACTACGAACGCACCGACCCGGAAATCTTGGCGGCGATGGAAAAGGTCAAATCCTTCCTTTGCGCGCAAGGTGCAACGCTGGTGCCTGTCACCTTCCCGGATCTCGAGCACAGCCGCGCGGTGTCGCTGACGGTGCAGATGCCCGAAGCGCTGAGCGCCCATTCGGCCTATTTGCAAGAGCGCGGCGATCTGTATGGTCAGGATTTCCGCGCCGGTCTGGCGCTGGGTCAGACATTGCTGGCCGAGCATTACATTCGTGCCAAGCGATTTGTCGAACTCTACCGCCAGAATACCAACGCGTTGTTTGACGAAGTGGACCTGATCCTGACACCCGCCACGCCTGAAGTCGCGCAAAAGCTGGGAACCGTAACAACCACCCGAGACGGGGTGGATGAAGCGGTCGGGAATGCCATCACCCGCTTTACGACCTTCTTCAACATGTCAGGCCATCCCGCATTGACGATGCCCTGCGCGATGCACTCAGAAGGCCTGCCCATCGGTCTGCAACTGGTTGGCCGGTACTTTGAAGAAAGCACGGTGATCCGAGCGGCACATGCCATCGAACGCAACGAGGCATTCTCGATCCCGCTTCCGAACGTGGATGGCTGA